The Pukyongia salina genome segment GGGCCGCCACCTGGTTATCATGCCTCATCTGGAGCGATCTACCTTCCCGTGGAACTGGGGGTATTACCCCGCGGAAAGAGAAGACGAAGTCTCTCCCTGGCTGGAAGGATTTGTTAATGCGCGAAAGTGGCTTGAAGCAAAATAACCTATTCCTTTATTTTCTGAAATACATAAGAAACCATTAATTGGTAGGCCGAAACTGTAAATTATTTTTCCTAATTTGTGTTCCTGTAATAAAGTGACCATGACCGAAGTAAAAAGACTCTTCGACTTCCCATACTACCAGTTAGAAAATTTTCCATTAGAGGCTTCTCTTGTAAGCAAAAAAGACGGAGAATGGATAAAAACCTCAACACAGGAATACCTCGATAAGGCCAATGCCGTGAGCAGGGGTTTGATAAAATTGGGTGTAAATCCTAATGATAAAGTTGCCATCATATCGATGACCAACCGCACCGAGTGGAACATATGTGATATTGGGATATTGCAAACCGGTGCGCAGGATGTACCCATCTACCCCACCATTTCAGAAGATGAATACGAATATGTGCTAAATCACAGCGAATGTGTTTACTGTTTTGTATCCTGTACCGAAGTTCTCCAAAAGGTGGAAAAAATAAAGCATAAAGTTCCCAGTCTGAGAGGGGTTTACTGCTTTGATGAATTGAGAGATTGCCCGCACTACAGTGAGGTGATCAAACTTGGAAATGAGAATCCCGAACTGCAACAGGAAGTAGAAGATCGAAAATCGAAGATTGGAGAGAACGATCTGGCTACCCTTATCTATACTTCGGGAACTACCGGTAAGCCTAAAGGGGTTATGTTAAGCCACAAAAATATCGCAAGTAATGCAATTTACAGTGCCGAACGCCTGCCTATCGACCTCGGTCAGACCAAATCACTAAGCTTTCTTCCCGTATGCCATATTTACGAAAGGATGCTTCTTTATATGTACCAATATTGTGGAGTGAGTATTCACTATGCAGAATCTCTGGATACAATTAGCGATAACCTGAAGGAAATAAAGCCAGAGGTTATGACCGCAGTCCCCAGGTTACTGGAAAAGGTATATGATAAAATTTATGCAAAGGGCACAGAACTATCGGGGATAAAGAAAAAATTATTCTTTTGGGCAGTTTCTGTGGGCCTTCAATACGAGCCATATGGACAAAATGGCTGGTGGTATGAGACCAAATTAAAGCTGGCCAGGAAATTAATCTTCTCGAAATGGCAGGAAGCTCTGGGAGGCAATCTAAAAGCGATCGCTTCGGGAAGTGCTGCCTTACAACCTCGACTGGCAAGGGTTTTCAATGCTGCAGGAATCCCGGTTATGGAAGGCTACGGTCTAACAGAGACCTCTCCCGTGGTTAGTGTGAACGACATGCGCAATGGAGGTTTTAAGATTGGGACGGTTGGGCGACCCATAAAAGAGACCGAAGTTAAGATCGCCCAGGATGGAGAGATCTTAATAAAGGGCCCTCAGGTAATGCAAGGCTATTACAAAGACCCCAACCTTACTGCCGAAGTACTCAAAGATGGATATTTTTACACTGGAGATATCGGAGAGGTGGACGCCGATGGGTTTTTAAAGATCACAGATCGCAAGAAAGAAATGTTTAAAACCAGCGGCGGAAAATACGTGGCTCCACAGATCATTGAAAATGCATTCAAACAATCACGGTTTATCGAACAGGTAATGGTGGTAGGAGAAGGAGAAAAAATGCCGGCTGCGATCATCCAGCCAAATTTCGAATTTATCCACGATTGGAACGAAAGAAAAAATAAAGGCCTGCCCGAAGATCCGGAGTTGTTGGTGAAGAATGAAGATCTTATTAAAAGAATTCAGAAAGAAGTAGATCACTACAACGAACGCTTTGGAAAATGGGAAAGGGTAAAGAAATTCGAGTTAACCCCGGATGTGTGGAGTATAGAGGCTGGTCACCTTACCCCTACTATGAAAATGAAGCGTAAGGCCATCAAGCAGAAGTACATAGATCTTTACAATAGGATCTACGAGCGGGAATCCTAGATCTTTTTTAAATTCTGAAATCGCAATGGCTAAATCGCCCCAAATGGTGGGTTTAAGCCGTTTTTAATACTTTTTTAGTTCCTTTTTCAAACTACCTAGAGACTGGATTATCAGTTTTTGAATTTAGATTTGTTTCAACAATTAAAACAAATTCATCATGAAAAAATCAATTCAGTTATTAGTGTTCATTTGTGCCATCGTTCTATATGGGCAGCAATCGTTTGCGCAAGATTGTACATCCGTGAATACAAGCAGGGATATCGAACTTGACGGCAGTTCCGATAGGGAGGAAATAAAATTAAATGTTGCTGCAGACGTTAAACATTTACATCTCTTTATCAATAGTACGATCTCTACAGGCTTTCTCACGGTAGAGATCTACGATCCAAAGGGTAAGAAGCGAGGGTATTATACAGTTGAAAGCCAAATGAACTCCAACGCCAAAAAGAAAGAAACAGTTTGCGGACAAATGCAAAAGCAAATTTCAGATCCAATAAAAGGTGACTGGGTAGTTAGGCTCATCCCTAAGAATGTAAAAGGAAAGGTAAGTGTTCACAGCGGGCAAACACAGGAAAAATCGTAGCTTAAATCCACTTGTCATTGATTAGTTATAATTTCGAACGTCATTCTAGAATTGTCACGATCACGGTCTGTATGCTATTGGTTTCTGCCAGTGTATGGGCTCAGACAAATACGCCTGCAAAGGCCGAAATAAGAGGAAAAATACTACTGGATTCCATTTGGAATCCGGTGGTATATCTTTCGCATATTCCTACTTTTTACGATATGTTTACCATGTCTAATAGCATGATCATAGCCGAAAGTCCGCTCGACGAAGAAGGTAATTTTCATTTTTCAACAAGCTTCCTTCCTGAAAAAGACAATCTATACCGGCTACATATATCTAAAAAAGGAGCGCCGGCTGCATCTTTGATCATTGGTGGAAAAGATGAGAATCATCTATACTTCATCGCAAATAATAGGTCTGATATCTTTATTAGCAATACATCCACTGCCATTCCGGTAAGTACATTTAAAGTTGAAGGCTACCGTCCAAATGATGATCTGCGTTCCATAAATGAAATAGTGGCGTCTGGGGATAATCTTGAAACCCCTTCGGTATCTAAAGATTTCTTATCGAGGACCATCAATGAAAAACTAAGGATCATGGCAGATACAAGCTCCCACCCTATAGTTTCACTTTACGCCCTACATCAAAGTAATTTTGAAGCCACCTACCTCGAAAACCAGGTATTTATAGAGAATTATCTGAAAAAATGGGAAGATGAAGAATCCACTTATTTCCAGTCTATAAGAACGAGGTTCATGCAGGAAAAGAGATCGAATCTTTACATCTACATTATTATAGGTATAGTGTTCTTTATGATGGGAATTGTTATTCAGCAATATATTTTCCGAAGACGAAAGCGAAACCGAACTCAATTACAAACACTTAGTATACAGGAGCGAAAGATCTTTCAATTGATCCAGGCCGGGAGATCCAATAAAGAGATCTCCGAAGAGTACAATATAGGTCTAAGCACGGTTAAAAGTCATGTTAGCAACATCTACACCAAGCTAAATATAAAATCCAGAAAGGAAGCCATCGACTTTTAAACCCTAATCATTTCAGAAAAAATAATTCTATAATTTTATTATGCGTGCATAATAAAATTTACTATCTTTGGAAAAGAAATAGTAAACAAACTCCCTTGAAAGAAAAGACCATAGATTACATGCTTCGAGCCACTTGGATGGCTGTGACCAAAATGTATAATGAGGAAGCAGGAAAAAAGGATAGTACCATGGCTACGGGCTTCGCTTTAATTAGTATTGATCCTGAAGAAGGGACTCCTTCCACAGCCCTTGGCCCCAAGATGGGGATGGAGGCTACCAGTCTTTCCCGTACCCTTAAGAATATGGAGGAAAAAGGCCTTATTGAACGCAGACCAAATCCTTTGGATGGTCGCAGCGTACTTATTCACCTTACCGATTTTGGCAGGGAGATGCGCGAATATTCTAAAGGGGTTGTGCTTCAATTCGATGAAGCGGTTAAAGCAGCTATTTCTGAAGAAGATCTTCAAACTTTTAAACGTGTGGCCAACACCATTCTTGATCTGGTCAGCTCGAAAAAAATATACAGTACAGAAAAAATTTAAATTCCAATGTCAAAAAGAAGAATAGAAAAAGTTGCGGTAATAGGATCCGGGATCATGGGTAGCGGTATTGCCTGTCATTTTGCCAATATAGGCGTGCAGGTATTGTTGCTGGATATTGTTCCCCGGGAACTTAACGATGCCGAAAAAGCAAAAGGCCTGAGTCTGGAAGACAAGGTTGTTCGTAACAGATTGGTTAATAATGCACTCACTGCGGCGATAAAAAGCAGGCCTGCCCCACTTTATCACAAGGATTTTGCAAAACGCATCACTACTGGTAACCTTGAAGATGATATAGCAAAAGTGAAAGATGTGGACTGGATCATCGAAGTGGTGGTAGAACGCCTGGATATTAAACAACAGGTATTCGAAAACCTTGAAAAACACAGAACACCCGGTACACTTATTACCTCAAATACCTCGGGTATCCCTATTAAATTCATGAATGAAGGAAGAAGTGAGGATTTCAGACAGCATTTCTGCGGAACTCACTTTTTTAACCCCCCTCGATATCTTAAACTCTTTGAGATCATCCCGGGGCCGGATACCAAACAAGAGGTATTAGATTTTCTGAATGGCTATGGAGAAAAGTTCCTTGGGAAAACCTCGGTGGTGGCGAAAGACACCCCTGCATTCATTGGGAATCGCATTGGGATATATGGTATTCAAAGCTTGTTTCACCTGGTTACAGAAATGGGACTCACCATTGAAGAGGTCGATAAACTAACCGGACCAGTTATAGGTAGGCCAAAAAGTGCCACTTTCCGCACCGTTGATGTAGTAGGACTTGATACCCTTGTACACGTTGCTAACGGTATTTATGAGAACTGTCCGGAAGATGAGGAACACGAATTATTTAAGCTTCCTGCCTTTATCGATACTATGATGGAGAACAAATGGCTGGGTAGTAAAACCGGTCAGGGCTTCTATAAAAAGATAAAGAACGAGGACGGCTCCAGTGAAATCGTATCGCTGGATCTCGATAGCATGGAATATCGTAAAAAGAAACGCGCCTCTTTTGCCACCCTTGAAATGACCAAATCTGTGGATAAGGTGATAGACCGTTTTAAGGTGCTGGTAAATGGAAAGGATAAAGCCGGAGAATTTTATCGAAAGAATTTTGGATCGATGTTCGCCTACGTTTCTAAGCGTATTCCCGAAATAACCGACGAACTTTATAAGATCGACGATGCCATGAAAGCTGGTTTTGGGTGGGAACATGGCCCCTTCGAGATATGGGATGCCATAGGACTTTCGGAAGGAATAAAACTAATAAACGACCTTGGTAAAGAACCGGCGGCCTGGGTAACCGATATGAAAGATGCCGGAGTGGAATCTTTCTACACAGTAAAAGATGGTGCTACCTATTTTTATGATATTCCGAAGAAAACTCATGAAAAAGTCCCGGGACAGGATGCCTTTATAATTTTAGATAATATCCGTAAAAGCAACGAGGTCTTTAAAAATAGCGGGGTAGTGATTGAAGACCTGGGTGACGGGATCCTGAATGTAGAATTTCAAAGCAAAATGAATTCTATTGGTGGAGATGTGCTGGCAGGAGTTAATAAGGCCATTGATCTGGCTGAAAAGGAATACGACGGACTTGTTGTTGGAAACCAGGGAGCCAATTTCTCTGTAGGAGCCAATATTGGTATGATCTTCATGATGGCTGTGGAACAGGAATATGACGAATTGAACATGGCTGTAAAATACTTTCAGGACACCTGTATGAGATTGCGTTATTCTTCAATTCCCGTTGTGGTTGCCCCACATGGGATGACCCTGGGAGGTGGTTGCGAAATGACATTACACGCAGATCGCGTGGTTGCTGCTGCCGAAACTTATATCGGGCTGGTAGAATTTGGCGTAGGAGTGATCCCCGGAGGTGGAGGAAGTAAAGAAATGGCGCTTAGGGCAAGTGATACTTTCGAGAAAAACGACGTAGAGCTGAATAGGCTACAGGAGTATTTCCTAACCATAGGGATGGCAAAAGTCGCGACATCTGCTTACGAGGCCTACGATACCGGAATTCTGCAACACGGTAAAGATATAGTGGTGGTGAACAAAGACAGGCAGATCGCAACGGCTAAAGCTGTAGCGCGTATGATGGCAGACCAGGGCTATACCAAACCTATCCAAAGAACCGATGTACGAGTGCTTGGCAAGCAGGCCCTGGGGATGTTCCTTGTAGGTACAGATTCTATGGAAGCGGGACATTATATTAGTGAACACGATAAAAAGATAGCGAATAAACTGGCCTATGTTATGGCTGGCGGCGACCTGAGTGAACCAAGCTATGTAAGTGAACAGTATCTATTGGATCTGGAAAGAGAAGCGTTTATGAGTCTTACTACCGAACGTAAAACCCTGGAACGACTGGAGCATATGATCAAAAAAGGGAAACCCCTTAGAAATTAATTAGTTGACTGCCCAAATAGAAACAAAACAAAGATCAACGTATCAAGAAAATAATAAAATGAAAACAGCATATATAGTTAAAGCATACAGAACGGCAGTGGGGAAGGCACCGCGCGGATTGTTCCGTTTCAAGCGCCCTGATGAACTGGCCGCCGAAACCATTGAACATCTTATTAGTGAAGTACCTCAACTGGAGAAAACCCGAATAGACGATGTGATGGTAGGCAATGCCATGCCGGAGGCCGAGCAAGGGTTGAACATGGCAAGGCTGATCTCCCTGATGGGTCTTAAAATTGAAGACGTACCCGGAGTAACGGTTAACAGATATTGTGCCTCAGGAATTGAGACCATCGCTATGGCGACAGCTAAGATCCAAAGCGGAATGGCCAATTGTATCATTGCCGGTGGCTCCGAAAGTATGAGTTATATCCCCATGGGAGGCTACAAACCTACCCCAGACTACGAGGTGGCTAAGGCTGGTAATGAAGACTACTATTGGGGAATGGGCCTAACGGCCGAAGCAGTTGCCAACCAGTTTAATGTTTCCCGTGAGGACCAGGACGAATTTGCCTATAATTCGCATCAGAAAGCGCTAAAAGCGCAGGCCGAGGATCGCTTTAAAGAGCAGATCGTTCCAATAGAAGTTGAGCATACTTTTGTGAATTCAGAAGGAAAAAAAGAAACCAAAACATATACCGTAGCAAAAGATGAAGGGCCAAGGGCCGATACTTCTATGGAGGTACTGTCGAAATTACGCCCGGTCTTTGCAGCCAACGGGAGTGTAACGGCGGGGAATTCGTCACAGATGAGTGATGGGGCCGCCTTTGTACTTGTAATGAGTGAAGAAATGGTGAAGGAATTAAATCTTGAACCCATTGCAAGAATGGTAAATTTTGCAGCTGCCGGAGTAGAACCACGAATTATGGGTATTGGTCCGGTAAAAGCTATTCCAAAAGCCTTAAAACAGGCAGGGATGAAACAAGAAGATATCGAACTAATTGAGTTAAACGAAGCTTTTGCTTCTCAGTCCCTGGCAGTTATTAGAGAATTAGGTTTAAATCCGGACATCGTAAATGTAAATGGTGGTGCGATCGCACTTGGTCATCCGTTGGGTTGTACCGGGGCTAAATTGTCGGTACAACTATTCGATGAAATGCGCAAGCGCGATATGAAAGGAAAATACGGCATGGTGACCATGTGTGTAGGAACCGGACAAGGTGCCGCAGGTATCTATGAGTTTTTAAATTAATTGACGTAAAAAGATAAGAAATGAGTACAACAACCGAACTTAACAATGACC includes the following:
- a CDS encoding acetyl-CoA C-acyltransferase, which translates into the protein MKTAYIVKAYRTAVGKAPRGLFRFKRPDELAAETIEHLISEVPQLEKTRIDDVMVGNAMPEAEQGLNMARLISLMGLKIEDVPGVTVNRYCASGIETIAMATAKIQSGMANCIIAGGSESMSYIPMGGYKPTPDYEVAKAGNEDYYWGMGLTAEAVANQFNVSREDQDEFAYNSHQKALKAQAEDRFKEQIVPIEVEHTFVNSEGKKETKTYTVAKDEGPRADTSMEVLSKLRPVFAANGSVTAGNSSQMSDGAAFVLVMSEEMVKELNLEPIARMVNFAAAGVEPRIMGIGPVKAIPKALKQAGMKQEDIELIELNEAFASQSLAVIRELGLNPDIVNVNGGAIALGHPLGCTGAKLSVQLFDEMRKRDMKGKYGMVTMCVGTGQGAAGIYEFLN
- a CDS encoding 3-hydroxyacyl-CoA dehydrogenase/enoyl-CoA hydratase family protein; the encoded protein is MSKRRIEKVAVIGSGIMGSGIACHFANIGVQVLLLDIVPRELNDAEKAKGLSLEDKVVRNRLVNNALTAAIKSRPAPLYHKDFAKRITTGNLEDDIAKVKDVDWIIEVVVERLDIKQQVFENLEKHRTPGTLITSNTSGIPIKFMNEGRSEDFRQHFCGTHFFNPPRYLKLFEIIPGPDTKQEVLDFLNGYGEKFLGKTSVVAKDTPAFIGNRIGIYGIQSLFHLVTEMGLTIEEVDKLTGPVIGRPKSATFRTVDVVGLDTLVHVANGIYENCPEDEEHELFKLPAFIDTMMENKWLGSKTGQGFYKKIKNEDGSSEIVSLDLDSMEYRKKKRASFATLEMTKSVDKVIDRFKVLVNGKDKAGEFYRKNFGSMFAYVSKRIPEITDELYKIDDAMKAGFGWEHGPFEIWDAIGLSEGIKLINDLGKEPAAWVTDMKDAGVESFYTVKDGATYFYDIPKKTHEKVPGQDAFIILDNIRKSNEVFKNSGVVIEDLGDGILNVEFQSKMNSIGGDVLAGVNKAIDLAEKEYDGLVVGNQGANFSVGANIGMIFMMAVEQEYDELNMAVKYFQDTCMRLRYSSIPVVVAPHGMTLGGGCEMTLHADRVVAAAETYIGLVEFGVGVIPGGGGSKEMALRASDTFEKNDVELNRLQEYFLTIGMAKVATSAYEAYDTGILQHGKDIVVVNKDRQIATAKAVARMMADQGYTKPIQRTDVRVLGKQALGMFLVGTDSMEAGHYISEHDKKIANKLAYVMAGGDLSEPSYVSEQYLLDLEREAFMSLTTERKTLERLEHMIKKGKPLRN
- a CDS encoding MarR family winged helix-turn-helix transcriptional regulator; this encodes MKEKTIDYMLRATWMAVTKMYNEEAGKKDSTMATGFALISIDPEEGTPSTALGPKMGMEATSLSRTLKNMEEKGLIERRPNPLDGRSVLIHLTDFGREMREYSKGVVLQFDEAVKAAISEEDLQTFKRVANTILDLVSSKKIYSTEKI
- a CDS encoding AMP-dependent synthetase/ligase, which encodes MTEVKRLFDFPYYQLENFPLEASLVSKKDGEWIKTSTQEYLDKANAVSRGLIKLGVNPNDKVAIISMTNRTEWNICDIGILQTGAQDVPIYPTISEDEYEYVLNHSECVYCFVSCTEVLQKVEKIKHKVPSLRGVYCFDELRDCPHYSEVIKLGNENPELQQEVEDRKSKIGENDLATLIYTSGTTGKPKGVMLSHKNIASNAIYSAERLPIDLGQTKSLSFLPVCHIYERMLLYMYQYCGVSIHYAESLDTISDNLKEIKPEVMTAVPRLLEKVYDKIYAKGTELSGIKKKLFFWAVSVGLQYEPYGQNGWWYETKLKLARKLIFSKWQEALGGNLKAIASGSAALQPRLARVFNAAGIPVMEGYGLTETSPVVSVNDMRNGGFKIGTVGRPIKETEVKIAQDGEILIKGPQVMQGYYKDPNLTAEVLKDGYFYTGDIGEVDADGFLKITDRKKEMFKTSGGKYVAPQIIENAFKQSRFIEQVMVVGEGEKMPAAIIQPNFEFIHDWNERKNKGLPEDPELLVKNEDLIKRIQKEVDHYNERFGKWERVKKFELTPDVWSIEAGHLTPTMKMKRKAIKQKYIDLYNRIYERES
- a CDS encoding response regulator transcription factor, whose protein sequence is MLLVSASVWAQTNTPAKAEIRGKILLDSIWNPVVYLSHIPTFYDMFTMSNSMIIAESPLDEEGNFHFSTSFLPEKDNLYRLHISKKGAPAASLIIGGKDENHLYFIANNRSDIFISNTSTAIPVSTFKVEGYRPNDDLRSINEIVASGDNLETPSVSKDFLSRTINEKLRIMADTSSHPIVSLYALHQSNFEATYLENQVFIENYLKKWEDEESTYFQSIRTRFMQEKRSNLYIYIIIGIVFFMMGIVIQQYIFRRRKRNRTQLQTLSIQERKIFQLIQAGRSNKEISEEYNIGLSTVKSHVSNIYTKLNIKSRKEAIDF